One part of the Natrinema salinisoli genome encodes these proteins:
- a CDS encoding PadR family transcriptional regulator yields the protein MYDLTGFQRDLLYTIAGQDEPHGLAIKDELEDYYEKEIHHGRLYPNLDEVVDKGLVEKGERDQRTNYYTVTARGRRELEARREWEDQYVGELLSKVE from the coding sequence ATGTACGATCTCACTGGTTTCCAGCGTGACCTGCTATACACGATTGCCGGACAAGACGAGCCACACGGGCTTGCGATCAAAGACGAACTCGAGGACTACTACGAGAAGGAGATCCATCACGGACGCCTCTATCCGAATCTCGACGAAGTCGTGGACAAAGGTCTGGTCGAGAAAGGGGAGCGCGATCAGCGAACGAACTACTACACGGTCACCGCTCGTGGCCGGCGTGAACTCGAGGCTCGACGAGAGTGGGAAGACCAGTACGTCGGTGAGTTGCTCTCGAAAGTAGAGTGA
- a CDS encoding HalOD1 output domain-containing protein, translating to MLGGPGERRGISTKIIEHIAKKEGTEPVELPPLYEAIDPDLLERLFAPKKDGAERPGRVEFQYNGYTVIAEFDEELQITTEEIASAAD from the coding sequence ATGCTTGGAGGTCCTGGGGAGAGAAGGGGCATATCTACCAAGATCATCGAACATATTGCAAAAAAAGAGGGAACTGAGCCGGTAGAACTTCCTCCTCTCTACGAAGCAATCGATCCAGATTTACTCGAGCGGCTTTTTGCGCCGAAAAAAGATGGAGCAGAGCGGCCGGGACGAGTCGAGTTCCAGTATAATGGCTATACGGTGATCGCTGAGTTCGATGAGGAATTGCAGATTACAACCGAAGAGATCGCTTCGGCGGCTGATTAA
- a CDS encoding DoxX family protein has translation MSTTIRNRLESRYAGITLEGHPHALTAWFVVALRVVMGGMILFAGLGKITDWPFDASGYLMHVDPASPVSGLFAAMASNAALLEIINVVVPVTQVLIGVALITGAFVRLAALGGTIQMTMFYLGGWEGQWLALFDSTLIYVVVFLALGAFAAGRIAGLDRYIEQIKVGGQPLLERYPKLRYLLG, from the coding sequence ATGTCAACTACCATTCGAAACAGACTCGAAAGCCGATACGCGGGAATTACGCTCGAAGGACACCCCCACGCACTGACGGCGTGGTTCGTCGTCGCCCTGCGGGTCGTGATGGGCGGAATGATCCTGTTCGCGGGACTTGGCAAGATCACTGACTGGCCGTTCGACGCCAGCGGGTATCTCATGCACGTCGATCCGGCTAGCCCCGTCAGCGGCCTCTTCGCCGCGATGGCCAGCAACGCCGCCCTGCTCGAGATCATCAACGTCGTCGTACCGGTCACTCAAGTGTTGATCGGCGTCGCGCTGATCACCGGCGCATTCGTCCGCCTGGCAGCCCTCGGTGGCACGATCCAGATGACGATGTTCTACCTCGGCGGCTGGGAAGGACAGTGGCTCGCACTATTCGACTCCACGCTGATCTACGTCGTCGTCTTCCTGGCGCTTGGTGCCTTTGCGGCGGGCCGCATCGCCGGCCTTGACCGCTACATCGAACAGATCAAAGTCGGCGGCCAACCGCTCCTCGAGCGGTACCCGAAGCTTCGGTATCTGCTCGGCTAA
- a CDS encoding PadR family transcriptional regulator, producing the protein MDDLTGFQRDLLYVIAGADQPSGQDIKSEIDQYYSSEINHGRLYPNLDTVVNKGLVEKGELDRRTNYYAITEDGEHAIEDRQEWKSQYID; encoded by the coding sequence ATGGATGACCTCACAGGGTTTCAACGAGATCTCTTGTACGTGATCGCTGGCGCTGACCAACCATCGGGACAAGATATCAAATCAGAGATTGACCAGTACTACAGCAGCGAGATCAATCACGGGCGATTGTATCCAAATCTCGATACGGTTGTCAACAAAGGTCTCGTCGAAAAGGGGGAACTCGACAGAAGAACAAACTATTATGCGATTACAGAGGACGGCGAGCACGCTATCGAAGACCGACAAGAGTGGAAGTCACAATACATCGACTAG
- a CDS encoding PAS domain S-box protein has protein sequence MSTRAGCPDEEFWGDVDDDEALHRYRTLVNTIDDGVYQLDSDGHFVAVNDVIVETTGYSREELLGEHVSLVLTDAVIERIEREIKNQVETEDEDIATFEFGVHTADGNVVPCELRINLLLTEGELQGTIGVVRDVSEQKQRLKTIESAQASYDSMTSVLDEANIGVFVLDDEFEVAWADETIERYFGLDRDDLIGRDKRQVVHELVADTVDDPDRFVETVLATYDDNSNIGEFEFRITAGDDREERWLEHRSKPIESGEHAGGWIELYYDITDRKRSEDARHETEEQFQSLVDAVEEDAIFRLDAEGHVVSWNEGAKAIKGYDSEEVLGEHFSRFYTEEDRAAGVPERNLERAAEAGSIEDEGWRVRKDGTRFWANVTITAVRDEKGITQGYLKITRDMTDRHEREQELKSELQRVFGRISDAFYAVDEEYRFTHVNERAEQLLEHSEGELLGKNIWEAFPTIDRMDDVRDAFETAMNSQESTSLEFYNDNLEFWVEANLYPSESGISVYFRDVSERKERERELERYERTIETVWDGVVTLDSDNRFVMVNDAFCEMSGYDREELLGERVTLIHDEDVNKRAEELNEDVLAGEMEYATIEFDLETAGGDRVPVEGRFGPNEASGGSIGRASVVRDISERKERERELAKYEKIVETANDGIYTVDEDGRFTMVNDAYTDLTGYSQEELLGSHVSLVVDEDTIERATSLEKAIAEGSTDKSMIEATVRTADGGRIPAEATFAMLPGDRTERIGIARDISERKERERALEESERRYRTLVENFPNGAVGLYDEDLTYNVVGGELLDGLGFSPDEIVDTTIYGRYPDELVDRIEPNFRAVFDGESNSFDIDLDEHTLLAHTLPVRNADDEIYAGMLVVQDVTELREYQRQLEESNERLEQFAYAASHDLQEPLRMVTSYLQLIENQYGDALDEDGEEFIEFAVDGAERMRQMIDGLLEYSRIETRGDPFEPVDLDDVLDDVREDLQIRIDKSNAEITTDDLPRVDGDDSQLRQVFQNLLSNAIEYSGDEPPQVDISATRDGEQWIISVQDNGIGIDPNEQERIFEVFQRLHTHEEHSGTGIGLALSRRIVERHGGEIWVDSEPDEGSTFSFTLPAVDT, from the coding sequence ATGAGTACACGAGCGGGCTGCCCCGACGAGGAATTTTGGGGTGACGTCGACGACGACGAGGCACTCCATCGGTATCGGACACTCGTCAACACGATCGACGACGGGGTATATCAGCTCGATTCGGATGGACACTTCGTTGCGGTCAACGACGTGATCGTTGAGACAACAGGGTATTCTCGCGAGGAACTCCTCGGTGAGCATGTCTCACTTGTTCTCACTGATGCCGTTATCGAACGCATCGAGCGCGAAATCAAGAATCAGGTCGAGACTGAAGATGAGGACATTGCTACCTTCGAATTCGGTGTCCACACTGCCGATGGAAACGTGGTTCCCTGCGAATTACGGATCAACCTGCTGCTCACCGAGGGGGAGCTTCAGGGAACGATCGGTGTCGTACGAGATGTCTCCGAACAAAAGCAGCGGCTGAAAACGATCGAGTCAGCACAAGCGTCGTACGATTCGATGACGAGCGTTCTTGACGAAGCAAATATCGGCGTCTTCGTTCTCGACGACGAGTTCGAGGTCGCGTGGGCCGACGAGACGATCGAACGGTATTTCGGCCTCGATCGGGACGACCTCATCGGCCGCGACAAACGACAGGTCGTACACGAACTCGTCGCGGACACAGTCGACGATCCAGACAGATTTGTAGAGACGGTCTTGGCGACATACGACGACAATAGCAACATCGGGGAGTTCGAGTTCCGCATCACAGCGGGCGACGACCGTGAGGAACGCTGGCTCGAGCACCGGAGCAAACCGATCGAATCGGGTGAACACGCCGGCGGTTGGATCGAACTCTACTACGATATCACGGATCGAAAGCGATCGGAGGATGCCCGCCATGAAACCGAAGAGCAGTTTCAGTCGCTGGTCGACGCCGTTGAGGAAGATGCAATCTTTCGACTCGATGCGGAGGGTCACGTCGTCAGCTGGAACGAAGGGGCGAAAGCGATCAAGGGATACGACTCTGAGGAGGTCCTCGGCGAACACTTTTCGAGGTTCTACACCGAGGAGGATCGTGCAGCGGGCGTCCCCGAACGGAATCTCGAACGGGCCGCCGAAGCGGGATCCATCGAAGATGAAGGCTGGCGCGTCAGAAAGGACGGCACACGCTTCTGGGCAAACGTGACGATTACAGCGGTCCGCGACGAGAAAGGAATCACCCAAGGATACCTGAAAATCACCCGCGATATGACTGATCGGCACGAGCGCGAGCAGGAACTCAAGAGCGAACTCCAGCGGGTGTTCGGTCGAATCTCCGATGCATTCTACGCAGTCGACGAAGAGTATCGATTCACCCACGTCAACGAACGCGCCGAGCAACTCCTCGAGCACTCCGAAGGGGAGCTGCTCGGCAAAAACATCTGGGAAGCGTTCCCTACTATCGATCGGATGGACGACGTTCGGGACGCCTTCGAAACGGCAATGAACTCACAGGAGTCGACCAGTCTCGAGTTCTACAACGACAACCTCGAGTTCTGGGTCGAGGCGAATCTCTATCCCTCCGAGTCTGGTATCTCAGTCTACTTCCGAGACGTTTCCGAACGGAAAGAACGCGAGCGGGAGTTAGAGCGGTACGAACGGACTATCGAAACGGTCTGGGACGGCGTGGTGACGCTCGACAGTGATAATCGGTTCGTGATGGTCAACGACGCGTTCTGTGAGATGAGCGGCTACGATCGCGAGGAGCTGCTCGGGGAACGCGTCACGCTCATCCACGACGAGGACGTTAACAAACGAGCCGAAGAGTTGAATGAAGACGTCCTCGCGGGCGAAATGGAGTACGCCACGATCGAATTCGACCTCGAGACCGCGGGCGGTGACCGCGTTCCGGTCGAGGGACGATTCGGCCCAAACGAGGCCAGTGGCGGATCGATCGGTCGAGCAAGTGTCGTCCGCGACATCTCCGAGCGGAAAGAGCGCGAGCGGGAACTGGCGAAGTACGAGAAGATCGTCGAAACCGCCAACGACGGAATCTACACGGTCGACGAGGACGGGCGTTTTACGATGGTCAACGACGCGTACACCGATCTGACCGGGTACTCCCAGGAGGAACTGCTTGGATCGCACGTCTCACTCGTCGTCGACGAGGATACGATCGAACGGGCAACATCCTTGGAGAAGGCGATCGCGGAGGGGAGCACCGACAAATCGATGATAGAAGCGACAGTACGGACGGCAGACGGCGGTCGCATTCCCGCGGAGGCGACGTTCGCTATGTTGCCCGGCGACAGAACCGAACGAATCGGCATCGCGCGTGACATCAGCGAACGGAAAGAGCGCGAGCGTGCGCTCGAGGAATCCGAACGGCGCTACCGGACGCTCGTCGAGAACTTCCCGAACGGCGCAGTCGGCCTCTACGACGAGGATCTGACCTACAACGTCGTCGGTGGTGAACTCCTCGACGGCCTCGGCTTTTCCCCGGACGAGATCGTCGACACGACGATTTACGGGCGTTATCCCGACGAACTCGTCGACCGTATCGAACCGAACTTCCGCGCCGTCTTCGACGGCGAATCGAATTCGTTCGACATCGATCTCGATGAACACACCCTGTTAGCGCATACGCTTCCTGTCCGGAATGCCGACGACGAGATTTACGCCGGGATGCTCGTCGTCCAAGACGTTACCGAACTTCGAGAGTACCAACGCCAGCTCGAGGAGTCGAACGAACGGTTAGAGCAGTTCGCCTACGCCGCTTCCCACGACCTCCAGGAGCCACTGCGAATGGTGACGAGCTACCTCCAGTTGATCGAGAATCAGTACGGCGATGCGCTTGACGAGGACGGCGAAGAGTTCATCGAATTCGCCGTCGACGGCGCCGAGCGGATGCGCCAGATGATCGACGGGCTGCTCGAATACTCGCGCATCGAAACGCGTGGCGATCCGTTCGAACCGGTCGACCTCGACGACGTCCTCGATGACGTTCGCGAAGATCTCCAAATACGGATCGACAAGAGTAACGCCGAGATCACAACCGACGATCTCCCACGCGTAGATGGCGACGACAGCCAGTTACGCCAGGTCTTCCAGAACCTGCTGAGTAATGCGATCGAGTACAGCGGGGACGAACCGCCGCAGGTCGATATTTCTGCCACGCGTGATGGCGAACAATGGATCATTTCAGTGCAGGACAATGGTATTGGGATTGATCCAAATGAACAGGAGCGTATCTTTGAGGTGTTCCAACGACTGCATACACACGAGGAACACTCGGGGACGGGCATCGGTCTCGCGCTGTCCCGTCGGATCGTCGAGCGCCACGGCGGCGAGATCTGGGTCGACTCCGAACCTGACGAGGGATCGACGTTCTCGTTTACCCTTCCGGCTGTCGATACCTAA
- a CDS encoding PspA/IM30 family protein: protein MSLFGRLSFVIQSWANALLNRVSDPSAELDYSYEQLRDELQAINRGIAEVTTQKKRLEMHRTRLRSNVEKHDGQVREAIRQDRDDLARRALEKKHTTTEQIADLEEQIARLQATQDQMIERQVALRGRIEGFRTQKEVLKARHDAAQASARVAEAFSGVGGDLADVNRTIERATERTEQMEARAAALEELEETGALDDILAEGDEIDRELERLSTDNRIEQELEDLKVQLGRDVESQTELDDTAG from the coding sequence GTGAGCCTTTTCGGACGGCTCTCGTTCGTTATACAGTCGTGGGCGAATGCACTGTTGAACAGGGTTTCCGATCCCTCGGCTGAACTGGACTACTCGTACGAACAGCTGCGCGACGAGTTACAGGCGATCAACCGTGGAATCGCTGAAGTCACAACCCAGAAGAAACGCCTGGAAATGCACCGCACTCGTCTCCGTTCGAACGTCGAGAAACACGACGGTCAGGTCCGTGAAGCGATCCGGCAGGATCGAGACGACCTGGCCAGACGTGCGCTCGAAAAGAAGCACACGACCACCGAGCAGATCGCGGATCTTGAAGAACAGATCGCGCGTCTCCAAGCGACGCAGGACCAGATGATCGAACGCCAGGTCGCGCTCCGCGGCCGAATTGAGGGCTTCCGAACACAGAAGGAGGTGTTGAAAGCTCGCCACGATGCCGCCCAGGCCTCTGCCCGCGTTGCCGAGGCGTTCAGCGGCGTCGGCGGTGATCTAGCGGACGTGAACCGCACCATCGAACGCGCGACCGAACGCACCGAACAGATGGAAGCGCGGGCGGCCGCCCTCGAGGAACTGGAGGAGACCGGCGCGCTCGACGACATACTCGCTGAAGGCGACGAGATCGACCGCGAACTGGAGCGTCTCTCAACCGATAACAGAATCGAACAGGAACTCGAGGATCTGAAAGTCCAACTGGGACGAGACGTGGAGTCCCAGACGGAACTCGATGACACGGCCGGGTAA
- a CDS encoding helix-turn-helix transcriptional regulator — protein MVHNKDSPIVDIAYLARAEHRVPTLVALTKRPRSRSELCELAGVSSSTIRRTLDEFDDRFWIRKDGYQYVATRLGEAIASGMEDLIERVETERKLRHVWHWLPDAISEFPVEMWSELTITVAEPDAPYRPVKRFELLLRETTTLRFLRPEVALMDLCFDVLYQLIDEGVDMTLIDRPECHMYFISTYPDRSSEMIQQDNFTVLEHDDLPLYGIGLLDDSVTISCYEKNSGTVHALIDTDAPAVREWAKSVYETYRAGARPVELQQSVE, from the coding sequence ATGGTACATAATAAGGACTCGCCGATCGTCGACATAGCGTATCTCGCGCGGGCTGAGCATCGCGTCCCGACGCTCGTCGCACTGACGAAGCGCCCCCGGAGCCGCTCCGAACTTTGCGAGTTGGCTGGGGTTTCGTCTTCTACGATTCGTCGGACGCTGGACGAATTCGACGACCGGTTCTGGATCCGCAAAGACGGATACCAGTACGTAGCGACACGACTGGGAGAGGCTATCGCATCCGGGATGGAGGACTTGATCGAACGAGTCGAAACCGAGCGAAAGTTGCGTCATGTCTGGCACTGGCTCCCCGACGCAATCAGCGAGTTTCCGGTTGAGATGTGGTCAGAACTGACCATAACTGTCGCCGAACCCGACGCTCCGTATCGTCCGGTGAAGCGATTCGAGTTGCTTCTCCGGGAGACGACCACCCTGCGATTTCTTCGCCCAGAAGTTGCGCTGATGGATTTGTGTTTCGACGTGCTCTACCAACTGATTGACGAGGGCGTAGACATGACGTTGATCGACCGACCGGAATGTCACATGTACTTTATTTCGACATACCCGGATCGCAGTTCGGAGATGATACAACAGGATAATTTCACGGTTCTAGAGCACGATGACCTCCCTCTCTACGGAATTGGCCTGCTCGACGACAGCGTTACGATCAGTTGTTACGAGAAGAACAGTGGAACGGTACATGCGTTAATCGATACCGACGCGCCGGCGGTCCGCGAGTGGGCGAAGTCCGTCTACGAAACCTACAGGGCGGGTGCACGCCCCGTCGAACTGCAACAGAGTGTCGAGTGA
- a CDS encoding DUF3006 domain-containing protein has translation MIDGTYTAVVDRFEDNLAVVLLENDGETVDETVFDRERLPEDGRHAGAVLTVELEDEDVVDIIYEERETVDRSEQAQQRFDELSQRPPTAGDTEDESDTS, from the coding sequence ATGATTGATGGAACGTACACGGCGGTCGTAGACCGGTTTGAAGACAATCTCGCTGTGGTATTGCTCGAGAACGACGGCGAAACGGTCGACGAAACAGTCTTCGATCGCGAACGACTTCCCGAAGACGGCCGTCACGCCGGTGCGGTACTGACGGTCGAACTTGAAGACGAGGACGTAGTCGACATCATATACGAGGAGCGTGAGACGGTCGATCGATCTGAACAGGCCCAACAGCGATTTGACGAACTCTCCCAGCGGCCACCAACGGCAGGGGATACAGAAGACGAATCAGACACGTCCTAA
- a CDS encoding lamin tail domain-containing protein, which produces MRSQLLSVLAVVVLITLAGCGGAITDETTTQNGTTEPTPESPGETPDEPTVSSNGTLSVNFINVGQGSSTLIVGPTNETMLIDTGDWSDDGEDVLAYLEKHDIDRIDHLVTTHADADHIGGHAAVIDYLETEGVGAVYDPGITSTSQTYQGYLDAIEEHDVTLYETRAGDQIPFERVEAQVLAPPEGYLASGDRNENSIVVHLGFGQSNFLLPGDGETASEQFLVDEYGADLNASVLGAGHHGSQSSSGDEFLDVTNPRIAVISSGYDSQYGHPHEEVLERFSQRSVRTYWTATHGNIQLTSNGSAITVATQHDAPTAPLELRNGDPVEPGADTGLQNRLVIPIDGSTASPIMTDGGTTTEPTEPTDQEGTVSIATIHEDASGDDHNNLNDEYIVLENTGDQPLDLTSWSVVDDADHTYTFPSGFTLDPGTQVTLHTGSGTDSPSDLYWGSGSAVWNNAGDTVIVRNDSGTIVLQEEYGS; this is translated from the coding sequence ATGCGGAGTCAGCTCCTCAGTGTGCTTGCGGTGGTCGTCCTCATCACCCTGGCAGGGTGTGGCGGTGCTATCACCGACGAAACGACCACCCAAAATGGAACGACTGAACCGACACCCGAGTCACCGGGTGAAACACCGGACGAACCAACGGTGAGTTCGAACGGAACGCTGTCGGTCAATTTCATCAATGTCGGTCAGGGCTCGAGTACGTTAATTGTCGGGCCGACGAACGAGACGATGCTCATCGATACGGGAGACTGGTCTGACGACGGCGAAGATGTCCTTGCCTATCTCGAGAAACACGACATCGATCGAATCGACCACCTCGTCACGACACACGCCGATGCGGATCACATCGGCGGCCATGCGGCCGTCATCGACTATCTTGAGACGGAAGGGGTAGGAGCAGTGTACGACCCAGGGATCACGTCGACTTCCCAGACCTATCAGGGATATTTGGATGCGATCGAGGAACACGACGTGACGCTGTACGAGACGCGTGCCGGTGACCAGATTCCGTTCGAAAGAGTCGAGGCGCAAGTGCTTGCGCCACCCGAGGGGTATCTCGCGAGTGGCGATCGAAACGAGAACAGTATCGTCGTTCACCTCGGCTTCGGTCAATCGAACTTCCTGCTTCCGGGGGATGGCGAGACAGCCAGTGAACAGTTCCTCGTCGACGAATACGGGGCTGATCTCAATGCAAGTGTCTTGGGTGCTGGCCATCACGGGAGTCAATCGAGTTCGGGAGACGAGTTCCTCGACGTTACTAACCCACGCATCGCTGTCATCTCGAGTGGATACGACTCTCAATACGGCCATCCGCACGAAGAGGTCCTCGAGCGGTTTTCCCAGCGATCCGTTCGGACCTACTGGACGGCAACGCATGGGAACATACAGTTGACGAGCAACGGATCTGCGATCACGGTTGCGACCCAACACGACGCGCCAACTGCGCCGCTTGAACTCCGAAATGGAGACCCAGTTGAACCTGGTGCCGACACCGGACTTCAGAACCGTCTCGTCATCCCAATAGATGGGTCGACAGCATCGCCGATCATGACTGACGGTGGAACAACGACTGAACCAACAGAGCCAACGGATCAAGAGGGAACGGTATCTATCGCCACGATCCACGAGGATGCTTCGGGTGACGATCACAACAATCTGAATGACGAGTATATCGTCCTCGAAAACACAGGCGATCAACCGCTCGATCTCACCAGCTGGTCGGTAGTGGATGATGCAGATCACACGTATACGTTCCCGAGTGGATTTACGCTCGATCCGGGCACACAGGTCACCCTTCACACCGGCAGCGGAACGGATTCACCGAGTGATCTCTACTGGGGGTCTGGCAGCGCGGTCTGGAATAATGCCGGTGATACTGTTATCGTGCGAAACGACAGCGGGACTATCGTGCTTCAGGAGGAATATGGATCATGA
- a CDS encoding OsmC family protein, whose product MTDERQLLHGIDLETLEGFAAHAAENPDAVQFGLGASATYEGTAAHSLAKVDSYELGGETIHRETREYTIPYGAWKEVLDAGGWVGGTDRLEPIEAALSALAACINVGITINAAANGVDIEHLQTRVRTDFDPAVLFSLEALKEADSVFENLTAEVEIDGEDLDRDLIDEWARRAPVYTFVSLNQDVDVTINTPAEVASDD is encoded by the coding sequence ATGACTGACGAACGACAACTATTGCACGGTATCGACCTCGAAACACTCGAAGGGTTCGCCGCACACGCAGCAGAGAATCCCGACGCCGTCCAGTTTGGCCTCGGGGCGTCCGCGACCTACGAGGGGACAGCCGCGCACAGCCTAGCGAAAGTCGATAGCTACGAACTCGGGGGCGAGACGATCCATCGCGAGACGCGCGAATACACGATTCCCTACGGCGCATGGAAGGAAGTATTAGACGCCGGCGGGTGGGTCGGCGGGACCGACCGGCTCGAACCGATAGAGGCGGCGCTGTCGGCGCTGGCCGCCTGTATCAACGTCGGTATCACCATCAACGCCGCTGCGAACGGTGTGGATATCGAACACCTCCAAACGCGCGTCCGGACTGATTTCGATCCGGCAGTTCTCTTCAGTCTCGAGGCACTCAAAGAAGCCGACTCGGTCTTCGAGAACCTCACCGCCGAAGTCGAGATCGACGGCGAAGATCTCGATCGAGATCTGATCGACGAATGGGCCCGGCGGGCACCCGTCTACACATTCGTCTCCCTCAATCAGGACGTCGATGTGACCATCAACACGCCCGCAGAGGTGGCAAGCGACGACTAA
- a CDS encoding DUF7344 domain-containing protein yields MDSQDQDLIRLLTDATNRAVLTALTDASHGLSVTEVAEQLVSEDERDMEEMVISLHHNYLPRLDQAGLLTYDRDENIVTSENYVTSDTEWMDIDVLKDLLSRFSLGRKPDESTVGRLEGREAVYDYCRGLADRAEDELFLIYASDELLDEECLPHAERAIERGAELHAGTKSREAREFFRDRLPEATIWEPQMDWMYEHSSYPKVSRLIVADRVKVVVGLWDEDADGAKTETAIVGEGTTNPLVVLVRELLGPRLDHLDYQSDEFLGGLPFES; encoded by the coding sequence ATGGATTCGCAGGACCAAGACCTCATTCGGCTACTCACAGATGCCACCAATCGGGCGGTTTTGACCGCACTCACCGATGCTTCTCACGGACTTTCCGTGACTGAGGTTGCTGAACAACTCGTTTCGGAGGACGAACGAGATATGGAGGAGATGGTTATCTCGCTCCATCACAACTATTTGCCTCGGCTTGACCAAGCAGGGCTGCTCACGTACGACCGCGATGAAAACATCGTCACCAGCGAGAACTATGTGACAAGTGACACCGAGTGGATGGACATAGACGTACTCAAAGATCTGCTCTCACGGTTCAGCCTGGGTCGCAAACCAGACGAAAGCACCGTTGGGCGACTGGAGGGGCGTGAGGCCGTGTACGACTACTGCCGGGGGTTGGCTGATAGAGCTGAGGATGAACTGTTTCTGATTTACGCCTCTGACGAACTCCTCGACGAGGAGTGTCTCCCTCATGCGGAGAGAGCTATCGAGCGAGGAGCTGAACTCCATGCTGGGACGAAAAGTCGAGAGGCACGGGAGTTCTTTCGAGATCGTCTTCCAGAAGCGACGATATGGGAACCTCAGATGGACTGGATGTATGAACACTCGAGCTATCCCAAAGTGAGTCGGCTGATTGTCGCTGATCGAGTGAAAGTCGTTGTTGGTCTGTGGGACGAAGATGCTGATGGGGCGAAAACGGAAACTGCAATAGTCGGAGAAGGAACGACTAATCCCTTGGTGGTCCTTGTCCGTGAACTGCTCGGTCCTCGATTAGATCATCTCGATTACCAGAGTGACGAATTCCTTGGAGGTCTTCCGTTTGAAAGCTGA
- a CDS encoding tyrosine-type recombinase/integrase, whose product MGRSPPTGLTTRHTHEDVLTDREFELLLEACSTLTEPHDFEARFICLIAGRLGLRAGEIAHFQTAWVNWNHRKIRIPQHEPCRCGYCKRQARQEATHNDDLSVEDTVASRWHPKTVASARLIPFDLSLRLELCVERFANRYDSFPRSRSTINRRVQAAASAADLPGHVYPHCLRATAASYHAYKGVAPVPLQALMGWSDLATAQKYIRISGTATADALRRVHHR is encoded by the coding sequence GTGGGCAGATCGCCACCGACGGGCCTAACCACCCGGCATACTCACGAAGACGTCCTAACCGACCGCGAGTTCGAACTCTTACTGGAAGCGTGTTCGACGCTCACAGAACCACACGACTTTGAAGCGCGGTTCATTTGTCTCATCGCAGGCCGACTCGGGCTTCGGGCTGGCGAAATCGCCCACTTTCAGACTGCATGGGTAAACTGGAACCACCGAAAGATTCGCATCCCACAGCACGAACCATGTCGGTGCGGATACTGCAAACGACAAGCTCGACAGGAAGCCACCCACAACGACGACCTATCTGTCGAGGATACCGTCGCGTCCCGCTGGCATCCGAAGACCGTGGCCTCGGCTCGCCTCATCCCGTTCGACCTCTCGCTTCGGCTGGAACTGTGCGTCGAACGCTTTGCCAACCGCTACGATTCGTTTCCTCGCTCGCGGTCAACAATCAACAGACGAGTACAGGCTGCCGCGAGCGCAGCTGACCTTCCTGGTCATGTCTATCCACACTGTCTGCGAGCGACCGCCGCCAGCTACCACGCCTACAAGGGCGTCGCCCCGGTGCCGCTACAGGCGCTGATGGGGTGGAGCGATCTGGCGACTGCACAGAAATACATCCGTATCTCTGGGACAGCGACTGCCGACGCACTGCGTCGAGTCCACCACCGATAG